In Thermobaculum terrenum ATCC BAA-798, one genomic interval encodes:
- a CDS encoding GAF domain-containing protein, which yields MISYSNAKAEIAKAVETLQGQALLQRVVEILQDSFPHYNWTGIYMVRGDHLVLEAWRGPQATEHVIIPIGQGVCGAAAASGQTEVVDDVSQDPRYLMCFPGTRSEIVVPIKKGHQVLGEIDIDSDELAAFTEEDRRFLESVAAMIAERVG from the coding sequence ATGATAAGTTACAGCAACGCCAAGGCGGAGATAGCCAAAGCGGTGGAGACTCTACAGGGGCAGGCGCTCCTGCAGCGGGTCGTAGAGATCCTCCAGGACAGCTTCCCCCACTACAACTGGACGGGTATATACATGGTGCGGGGGGACCACCTCGTGCTGGAGGCCTGGCGGGGACCTCAGGCCACGGAGCACGTCATCATCCCCATAGGGCAGGGAGTCTGCGGCGCCGCCGCAGCCAGCGGCCAGACGGAGGTCGTGGACGACGTCAGCCAAGACCCGCGCTACCTGATGTGCTTTCCCGGCACCAGATCGGAGATCGTGGTGCCGATCAAGAAGGGGCACCAGGTGCTCGGGGAGATCGACATAGACTCCGACGAGCTAGCCGCGTTCACCGAGGAGGACCGTAGGTTCCTCGAGTCGGTGGCGGCGATGATCGCCGAGAGGGTTGGGTAG
- the lhgO gene encoding L-2-hydroxyglutarate oxidase, whose amino-acid sequence MPDRKYDLVVIGAGIVGLASAMEILKRHPALRLAVLDKEEQIAQHQTGHNSGVIHSGIYYAPGSLKAKLCVSGKQKLIQFCQEHDIPYELCGKIIVATTEEELPRLQNIYERGLANGVPGVELIGPERIREIEPECEGIRAIWSPTTGIVDFGRVALAYADEVQARGGEILTGHEVFDIKQQDGVYNLETSRGVVASKYIVSCAGLYADRIAEMTGAPKYPKIVPFRGDYYVLRPEKRHLVRGLIYPVPDPRFPFLGVHFTRRMDGEVWLGPNAVLAFAREGYRRTDFNARDLLEAVTYRGFGLLAWRYWRMGLEEMYRDFSKVAFLAALKRYVPAIRAEDMLPGPSGVRAQALAPDGSLVDDFVFNRSGNALHVRNAPSPAATSSLAIGEVIAATAAKAFDLPTPVAH is encoded by the coding sequence ATGCCCGACAGGAAGTACGACCTAGTGGTGATAGGTGCTGGCATAGTGGGGTTGGCCTCGGCGATGGAGATCCTCAAGCGACATCCAGCGCTGCGGCTGGCCGTGCTCGACAAGGAGGAGCAGATAGCCCAGCACCAGACCGGGCACAACAGCGGGGTCATCCACTCGGGCATCTACTACGCTCCAGGCTCCCTCAAGGCCAAGCTGTGTGTCTCGGGCAAGCAGAAGCTCATCCAGTTCTGCCAGGAGCACGATATCCCCTACGAGCTCTGTGGCAAGATCATAGTCGCCACCACGGAGGAGGAGCTGCCCCGCCTGCAGAACATCTACGAGCGGGGCCTGGCCAACGGCGTGCCCGGCGTGGAGCTGATAGGCCCGGAGCGCATCAGGGAGATCGAGCCGGAGTGCGAGGGCATCCGGGCCATATGGTCACCCACCACGGGGATCGTGGATTTCGGCCGGGTCGCGCTGGCCTATGCCGACGAGGTGCAGGCGCGCGGCGGCGAGATCTTGACGGGCCATGAGGTATTTGACATAAAGCAACAGGATGGGGTGTACAATCTGGAGACGAGCCGTGGGGTGGTGGCATCGAAGTACATAGTGAGCTGCGCGGGGCTGTACGCCGATCGCATCGCCGAGATGACCGGTGCCCCCAAGTATCCGAAGATCGTGCCCTTCAGGGGCGACTACTACGTCCTGCGGCCCGAGAAGAGGCACCTGGTGCGGGGATTGATCTACCCCGTGCCCGACCCGCGCTTCCCGTTCCTGGGGGTGCACTTCACGAGGCGCATGGACGGCGAGGTGTGGCTCGGGCCGAACGCGGTGCTGGCGTTCGCCCGCGAGGGCTATAGGCGCACGGACTTCAACGCTCGCGACCTCCTGGAGGCCGTGACCTACCGAGGCTTCGGGTTGCTGGCCTGGCGGTACTGGCGCATGGGATTGGAGGAGATGTACCGCGACTTCAGCAAGGTCGCCTTCCTGGCCGCCCTCAAGCGGTACGTGCCGGCCATCAGAGCGGAGGACATGTTGCCCGGGCCCTCCGGAGTGCGCGCCCAGGCGCTGGCACCGGACGGCAGCTTGGTGGACGACTTCGTGTTCAACCGCTCGGGCAACGCCCTGCACGTGCGCAACGCACCATCGCCCGCCGCTACTTCCTCCCTGGCCATAGGCGAGGTGATCGCCGCCACGGCCGCCAAGGCGTTCGATCTGCCCACCCCGGTGGCGCACTAG
- a CDS encoding flotillin family protein — MTTIAITIAIILALVLVLILALIARMFRKVGPNQALIIYGLGGTHIVTGGGRLVIPMLQSARELSLELMSFDVSPERDLYTTQGVAVNVEAVAQIKVKNDPTSIKTAAEQFLTKSPQERESLIRLVMEGHLRGIIGQLTVEQIVKEPEMVSDRVRANVAEDLSKMGLEIVSFTIKEVRDENEYIANMGKPDIARIQKEANIAAAEAARDTAIRQAETAREAAVAQALAQQETVIAQTASEARQAEARRDLELKKAEYLAAVKKQQAIADKTYDIQANVMQQQVVAEQVRVQRIEREEQIKVQEAEIARRERELQATVLKAAEAERQRIQLLAEAERQRQILEALGRAEAARTQGQAEAEVARVKGQAQAEVIRATGEAEAEIIKAKGTSEAEAMRLKAEAFQGYNEAAILDKIITNLPEMLAKMSQPLSQVDRITVISTGDGANGSGVNQVMQDLARMVAIAPTLVESLTGMKIAELLERVPGLREHVERSAELQAISPDQDGTGAKGS, encoded by the coding sequence ATGACCACGATAGCTATCACGATAGCGATCATCCTGGCGCTGGTCCTGGTGCTGATCCTGGCGCTGATCGCCCGGATGTTCCGCAAGGTCGGCCCCAACCAGGCCCTGATCATCTACGGCCTGGGGGGCACTCACATCGTCACGGGAGGGGGCAGGCTGGTCATCCCCATGCTGCAGTCGGCGCGCGAGCTCTCCCTTGAGCTGATGAGCTTCGACGTCTCGCCCGAGCGGGACCTCTACACCACTCAGGGCGTCGCGGTCAACGTGGAGGCTGTGGCCCAGATCAAGGTCAAGAACGACCCCACCAGCATCAAGACGGCCGCGGAGCAGTTCCTCACCAAGTCCCCGCAGGAGCGAGAGAGCCTGATCCGCCTCGTGATGGAGGGGCACCTGAGGGGTATCATAGGGCAGCTCACGGTCGAGCAGATAGTGAAGGAGCCCGAGATGGTGTCCGACAGGGTGCGCGCCAACGTGGCCGAGGACCTGTCCAAGATGGGGCTGGAGATCGTGAGCTTCACCATCAAGGAGGTGCGCGACGAGAACGAGTACATCGCCAACATGGGCAAGCCCGACATCGCGCGCATCCAGAAGGAAGCCAACATAGCGGCCGCGGAGGCGGCCAGGGACACCGCCATACGTCAAGCGGAGACGGCCAGGGAGGCCGCCGTGGCACAGGCGCTCGCGCAGCAGGAGACGGTGATCGCGCAGACCGCTTCCGAGGCCCGCCAGGCCGAGGCCAGGCGCGACCTGGAGCTGAAGAAGGCCGAGTACCTGGCCGCCGTCAAGAAGCAGCAGGCGATAGCCGACAAGACGTACGACATCCAAGCCAACGTCATGCAGCAGCAGGTGGTGGCCGAGCAGGTGCGCGTGCAGCGCATCGAGCGCGAGGAGCAGATCAAGGTGCAGGAGGCCGAGATCGCCCGCAGGGAGCGCGAGCTCCAGGCGACGGTCCTCAAGGCCGCGGAGGCCGAGAGGCAGCGCATCCAGCTCCTGGCAGAGGCCGAGCGCCAGCGGCAGATCCTGGAGGCTCTGGGCAGGGCGGAGGCCGCCAGGACGCAGGGACAGGCGGAGGCCGAGGTGGCCCGCGTCAAGGGACAAGCACAGGCGGAGGTCATCCGGGCCACTGGCGAGGCCGAGGCCGAGATCATCAAGGCCAAGGGCACCTCCGAGGCGGAGGCCATGCGCCTGAAGGCGGAGGCTTTCCAGGGCTACAACGAGGCGGCCATCCTGGATAAGATCATCACGAACCTGCCCGAGATGCTCGCCAAGATGTCGCAGCCGCTGTCGCAGGTGGACCGCATCACCGTGATCTCCACCGGAGATGGCGCCAACGGCTCGGGCGTCAACCAGGTGATGCAGGACCTGGCGAGGATGGTCGCGATCGCGCCCACCCTGGTGGAGAGCCTCACGGGGATGAAGATAGCCGAGCTGCTGGAGCGAGTGCCGGGGCTGCGGGAGCACGTCGAGCGCTCAGCGGAGCTCCAGGCGATAAGTCCAGATCAGGACGGCACCGGCGCGAAGGGGTCCTAG